One Nymphaea colorata isolate Beijing-Zhang1983 chromosome 12, ASM883128v2, whole genome shotgun sequence genomic window, AGAATGAACAAATACATGAAGCAATCAAACACAAGATGAACAATGTAGGTATCAATGGTTGAATAAGTATTCAACTAACTACATACACTACATTTTCCTTGTTAAACAAGAGGTGTTTTCTTTCCGTTCTCTTTATCTGGAATCCATTCATTCCAAAGCATAGGCTGCTAGCATGCTTTGTTCTCAATGCAAGCCTTTCACAGTCAGTTGTTGCTAATTATTCACGTCAACATCAATTCTCCTTACAAAATTTCTAGTCAACTTGCTAGAGTGAAGAGGCCTTGAATGCAGCCAAACACTTTTCGACCAGATAGCAAATTCTACGAAGTACTAGCATAAGCTTAGATACTTAACAAACAAGGTTGACAATGTTTATTAAAGAAGCATGGTTCAAGTTGTCATTTCCTAAAatgtacaataaaaaaataacagcaTGAAAGGTGCCCTGCCAACCAGGTAGGTGAACAAGCATACTTTATgaaatttttctattttgttcaAAGGCAGCTCATATCATGTGCAGATTTTACTACAGTTTGTAGATGTTGTTTAGCTGACATATCGTCCAGGCTGTCCAGCCAAATATGTTTATAACCtccacaaaagatttttatcattttttataaatgttcaATCTACGCATTTCAGAAGAATACCAGCAATACATTATCAATGGTGCAATtaataactaaaaatttttgCTCTGCAGATAATGAATGCTAAATGATTTGCAGATTCTGTTCACAACCAACCTCTTGATTTGATAGTCTCCAATTTCATCATCCTCAAGTGTACGACGTATCAACACTGGTGGCTGTGGATACAGTCTCATCGACTACAGGACCAAGCAAAAAAGTGTCAGGTCAAAGCACACAAGTGATAAGTACAGTTTTGCTACATCCCAGAAATATAACCTCATTGACAACTCGAGTTGTATACTTCAGGTTTTGAATGTCTTCTATAGTTGGAAAGCGATCCCCCAATACACAGTCGACCTGCAGGTCAGAATGCACAActgaaaaatatcagaaaaagaaaatcacaaatAGCAGGGAAGATAAATGAGTGGATTCAACTCATCTCTACACTACATCCCAATTGCATAACCGTGTTTAGGGAAATAAAATAACTAACCTCAGTCTGAAGCTTGGTCATGACATTAGGCTCCTGTAGATATGAAAAAGTGCCAAattatcaaaaacataaatttggTTTCCATTGCTTATATGCATGTCTACGTGCCAATTGTATGTAGGTCATAAAATACATACTGTTGACAAGTTGCATGTGTTATTCAACTTCAAGATTGAAAAGGCTTTAGCTTTTCACAGTTCAATAAACAAAGCACTTAGTTCTGTCTAGCTTACTGTTCACTTTATCGTAATTCTCCTTCAATGTACTCTTTTCAATTTCCTAGTTCATTTCTATGTTCTTGTTATGGTTCCTGTATCTTGAAATAATATATTTCCTCACAACTACTTCCTAGTCAGGCACCTATATGTAAGTCCCAATATGTAACAATACAAGCATCAGTGCTATAGACAGACATGGTTAGGTCACAATCTACAGTTGTACAATGGGACAACTTAATTTTTTAgtccaaaaaaattatgaaaaaaaaccTAAATAAGTTCattattttacttcttaataACACAGGCCTGTTCCCAAACTTGAGGAGAGGAAAACTACTCACACAGGTACGTGACATTTGTGCAAGTACCCATGTTAGTACACGGGTACATGGGTACAGCTGGATATAGCtgcattttaaaacttaaatttatgttttaaatttatgttttcaaacTTTACCTTTGCAGAtttgatttttcccttccacctatattttatattttctaccctttttctttagttttgatcatttttgtaaactactatatatatatacacacacacacacacacactccaTACCCCAGTAGTACCTATAATTTTCAACAATGGTGTGCCCATATCTGCACTGCCGTACCCATACCAGCACCCATGTGATAACACCAATCTATAACATAAAAAGCTCAGAAATTGGCTACAAGATAATTGCAAAAGGTCTTCGGATCCATTCAAAGGCTCAACTACAATTAAGATCACAGTTTGTAACAGACATCCTATTGTGAAGCTATTTCTTGTCCATCATGCACGAGAAATTAAGTTTAAAAACTTAAAGCTAAGTTTGATAAGTTTGGCTGTAGTCTGCTTTACTTGTATGAAAGCTTCCAGAAAACCTCTTCCAGACAATAAGAACAAGAATGCACAATAAAGGGAAAGTTTACTTTAGATAGAAGATAAAATGTCCAAGTCAAGACTGCAGCGGATGTCTCATGCCCAGCAATAAGCAtggtcatcaagtcatcacgaagtTGCTTGCTGGAGACCTACACATGATGGCACAGTGAGCTCTATTCAAAACATGGTAAGATAAACACGAAGACAACTTAAGCAGAGGATAATCATACATCATCTCCCGATGCCAATAGGAAATGCAGAATGCTAGGGTCCTGTTCATTCATGTACTCCTCGTGGAACTCTTTCTCCTCATTTTCTACCATTCTCTAGGAAtatacaaaaagcaaaaagccaATGCAGTAGGCATGAATTCAATGGTTTAGTACTTATAAAGGAGCTTCCAACTCAACCAGGggaattttatattcaaaagaatCTTTATGTTACCTTGCATATAGCAATAAGGTCATCAAGAGTGTCATTTATCAATGCGAGTGCTGCTGTAACCTTCCTAAGATAAGGTGACACGTCTTTCCATATTGGTATTTTCCAATATGGTACAACAGCAATGCTTCGTTTCTCTGCTTCACGTAAAACAGTATAAACTGCCTGAACACACAAAGTACAGGATGAGTCCATCAGAACTGAAAGTGCAAAGGACGAAAACTGAGCATAAGTACAGTGTAGGTTACCGTGAAGGAAAAATTACCTCCACAATCCCAGTATCATTAGTTAAAGAATCAAAGTCATAATTAAACACCGCCTTCCCAATGATATCTAGCGTTAACCTGGAGAAAAGTGATTCCATTTCTGCATCCTCTCCATCTTGAGCAGCAGCATCTAGCTTCTGACAGAGCCTGTCTGAAGCTTGTGCAAAAAGGCCGATCATTGCTTCGACATACTACTCATGCCAGAGAAAAATAATGATCttaagaagaaacataaattgATTATTTATGCTACATTACTATGTAAATTTCTTCCCCAGCAAATGCATGAAGAAACTCccaaaagaaacaacagaaCAGGAATAAATTTCCCAAACAACCTTCTTATGCAATGCTGGGACAATTGCCCGTCTTCTAACCCGCCATATCTCTCCATCAGCTGGTATTAGCCCTTTACCCATGACAAAGTCAAGAATCTCTCCCAATATACCCTGAACAACTGTTCGTTTTTCAGCAAAACAAGTAGTTCACGATCAAAGGAAGTTCTTAATGAAAAAAGGGCAAACACACTAAATCTGCTACCTTCGAGTAAGCCTTGGCATTATCCCGCAATATATGTTTAGCAATGGCAGGGTCAGAGACTATTATAAATGACtgcaggagaaaaaaaaataagaatcaaAACAATCACTTAACCAAGTCCTTTAACCAAATGACTAAATGAAAAAGAATCGGAAAAGCTATACAATATAGAGAAGGAGCACGCACCTTGGGACCAAACACCAATCTGAAAATCCCACCATAAGTCAGAAACAATGTATAAAGAGGAATAAAGAACGGCTGATTCCTAATGCTCTGGACCGATCCTCGTGCCTCCGGTATTCCAGAATCGTCGTCAATGAGCTTCAATACAACATCCCCTAGAAAACGGCCAGGGCCGCCAAATTTCTCCAGCGTCTTCCTCAACTCCGAAAACCGCCTTTCCCCACCAAATCCAAACAGAAACACTTCAATCGTGATTCACACAAAAGGAAAATAACCCCATAAAAGTAGAGATTATTATAGCAATAAAGAGACACTCCTAGAGCCCAAAACCA contains:
- the LOC116266369 gene encoding protein LUTEIN DEFICIENT 5, chloroplastic, yielding MAASTLSTLQLSSLPNYLSSKPSKCRFSSLPRSGCKQNSVPVVCSSNGRPQKSDGGVKRVDRLLEERRWEDLSSRIASGEFTVRKSRRFSELRKTLEKFGGPGRFLGDVVLKLIDDDSGIPEARGSVQSIRNQPFFIPLYTLFLTYGGIFRLVFGPKSFIIVSDPAIAKHILRDNAKAYSKGILGEILDFVMGKGLIPADGEIWRVRRRAIVPALHKKYVEAMIGLFAQASDRLCQKLDAAAQDGEDAEMESLFSRLTLDIIGKAVFNYDFDSLTNDTGIVEAVYTVLREAEKRSIAVVPYWKIPIWKDVSPYLRKVTAALALINDTLDDLIAICKRMVENEEKEFHEEYMNEQDPSILHFLLASGDDVSSKQLRDDLMTMLIAGHETSAAVLTWTFYLLSKEPNVMTKLQTEVDCVLGDRFPTIEDIQNLKYTTRVVNESMRLYPQPPVLIRRTLEDDEIGDYQIKRGEDIFISVWNLHRSPHIWIEAEKFNPERWPLDGPNPNEVNQNFSYLPFGGGQRKCIGDVFASYEVIVAVAMLVRRFNFEMAPGAPPVEMTTGATIHTTEGLKMTVTRRPKPPVIPSLELRTLTVGPDLTEMPRPDKPASVG